AAATCTTAACTACCTTCCCACAATATCTCATGCGGTtatattaattcttaaaatgaaaaagaaaaacacaaaaatagaaactgatttgaaaattatcttatTAATATCAAGTATGCTCACCAAAGGACTGAAGCACAGCATGTAGCTTTAGAATAGCCAAATTAAACATTACTGAGCTGTAGGTTCATTGCtttgataaatacatatttgctATTTCTGTTATATGTTTTCGAGGAATTAGTATAACTGTCATACTTTACAAAGAGAAGGCAAATGGTCTTCAAAATggttttcactaaaaaaaaaaaaaaaaagaaaaaaaaaagattttcactaAATGATTACCTTTATCAGAAGCACTCAGTGGCACACTGTCTTCAGAAACCTGGTCGTTTAACAAATCAAATCATCTCATATCTTATGCCCAACATTAAAGATTCAGAGTAGTTCTTAATTGCCCTCTATTTCTTAATCTATTCTCACCTCTTATAACATCCTTTATTCTCACAAAGCTTATGTACACCTAACTTCACATTTTGTTCATATATTCTTTTCCTCTACCCCATTACATGCTCACTATTTATTTTGACACCTGGTAAAAACTTGTCCAATTTGAAATGACTTTCTTGAGTAACCTCTGAAGTAGACTTGTTTTCAtagctttaaattcttttttggaaaatCCATATTCTGATTGCCAGTGTGGAACTGAGCAATTTACTGTTCTCAGTCCATATATTTCTAGTGAATTTGGTAATATCAAATGTCGTGAGCTAGAAAGACAcctagaagaattaatatttcgTCTGAGACCTGAATGATAAGAACAGTCAGTTTTATAGAGATTTAAGGAGAGCATCCCATTCAGACAAAAACGTAAgggcaaaggctctgaggcaggaaTTAAATTTGCAGTTTTGAGCAACTGAAAGACATAGTAGGTAAAGTATGTAATGAATGGTGGGGGACCGGTGGTCGATGAGATTTGCAAGGTAAGACCCCAGTAAGACTTTAAAtacagtgttgttgttgttttttgttatgaatttttaatgttatGAGTACTGAAAACTATTGGAAGGTTTAAACTAGACAGCCTATAAGATCAgacatatatttcaaaaagtcATTTGGTGACTGAGGGGAGAAGGTGCTCAGAGTGCTAGTGTAATTCCGCTCTGTGACCATGGGCAAGCCTTTAATTGGCATCTTCAGCtgtcaaatggaaataaaagcttCACTGAATAAGGTACAAATAGGGTCTTTTGTGAGAAATAATTTAGGCAAGAGTgtgatgaaaaaatagaaaaaattttggaaattatgggggaaaaaagtctaaGATTATGAAAGGAACATAGTCTATTCAACAAATCAAACAAGTATAGAATAACAGGAATGAGTTATTCAGAATAACAGGGAAGCAAGGGAGAATGTTTTCCATTATTCCACTTACCTCTCTCATTGGTTTcccctgtccttttttttcattttctgatttcaagaGTTAGCTTTGGCTATTTCCTGCTGTCAGTTTCATCTtccttatttattaaattattcattaaatatgttGGGAGACAAGTATAATAGAAGTGGGGAGTTGGAGACCAAAAAGAGGACGAAAAACAAgaatagagaagaagaaaaatgattatagCAACCTTTGCTGCCCTCATTCATGAACCATCAATGGAATGTGCATGGTGAGGAGTAGAAAACGATGTAACTGACTTGATCTGCTTATGTAAGCTCATATTTTGTGAATTAGAAGTGAGAtgttagggggcacctgggtggctcagtcagttaagtggctaccttcggctcaggtgatgatctcagggtcctgcatccagctccctgctcagtgcagagtctgcttctccttctccctctgctcctccttgctgctgtgctctctctctctttcaagtcataaataaatactcctaaaaatgagatattaataTAGACTTTCTTTGACATTGTGCACAAGTGATGTACAAAGAAtcactaagtatttttaaaaattcatattaattttgcatatttttgctAGTGTCAATCATTGTGTATGAGAGAATGAAACTATTTGAtaagaaagaacaataaatttgTATCTCTGTGTCTAAGGAAGCAAAGAGTGTGTTTGTCTAAATAACAGAGACTTCTTATCTCTTAATGACCATTAATACaggatatttttcaaattttctgttacctcttttgtgtgtgattttttcttttttttttttttctaagattttatttatttattcatgagagacacagaaagagaagcagagacaaaggcagagggagaagcaggctccatgcagggagcctgatgtgggactcaatcccaggactctaggactacaccctgggccaaaggcaggcactaaaccgctgagccatccagggatcccctttgtgTGTGATTTTCAATCTGTTTTAACACAGTGAATCTACAGTGTTATAGAAGCTAGTTTAAGTCCAAATGTAGAACCATTCATTTGACTTCAGATAATTCAGCGCTCCTCCAAATAGTTTTCCATTATATGTTAATGTTTTGTTGTACAGGTAATAGATAAATAGATTGTCcttataagaattttaatttgcttCCAAGGCTATAGTTTACTTattgtattatttacaatattagGCACCTCTTATCACCTTGAGATAATTATTTGTCAGTCATTTAGTGAAAAACTTCTAGccacttttaatttatatttatactcaggaattatattcatttatataaataaataaatcctctaaATATATAGGATTTTTCATATGAATGTTACCAATCCATACATATTgtcctggaattttattttaatttaacacaGGGTCTTGGAGATTATTCTGTATTcatacagattcttttttttttttttttagctgttgtATGGTATAATATTACATGAAATTTTTTAATAGGAAGAATTTAAATGCTTAGAATTAAggtaatgaataaatattttctactacTTTTCAGACCAAGATGGACTCATCTCTCTAAATggcatttctgaaaaataaaaaattgtcaaGGTAAAATATCAAACATAATGATTTACTTCCCTGTGGTATATTCTCAATGATAATGAATTAATTCAGGGTCCTAGGTTTATAGgacctatataatttttttcttttataatgtagTCATGAGAATAATCAAAAGAAATGCAGTGAATTTTGCaaaacttcaatttcctcattggtaGAATGGCTATGCTATtggatctctgccttcatggcaTTATTGAGAAGAATCATTGGAATAGTAGATATGAAACTGAGAAGTTATTAGAGATTACACCAATAAGACTAGGAGAAGCAGGGGCTTGTTTTTTACTCTTTATCAAGTGATTAGTTAAGCTACTGCTGCGTTCCAAACCATCTCCAAACTCAGTAgcttaaatacatttatttctcatgcatCTGTATCTTGTCTGGGGTTAGGGAGATCTAACCTGGCTCAGCTGAGGTGGATTTCTTTTATGTAATTCTCACTCTCTTAAACCAACAAGCTAGCTAATACATGTTTTTCTCATGCTGATGGCAAGCATGTAAAGTGAATGAAAACATGCAGTCTTTTGAGCCTTAGGCATAGTACATGTACCCTGCCCTTCTGTCTTTTTCTGTTGGACAAAGAAATCCCATAATAAAAATGAtgccaaggggtgcctgggtggttcagcggttgagcatctgccttcagctcaaggcaggatcccagggtcctgggatggagtccaatgttggggctccctgcatagagcctgcttcttcatctgcctctgtctccgcttctgtgtctctcatgaataaataaaatctttaaaaaacaatgatgtCAAGAGTTAGATAAGTGGGAAGAATTGCAAAATCACGTGTAAAAGTGTGAGTACAGGGAAGGGGGCCAAATGTGCAATCTACCACATACCAGgttgctttttctttgtatttcagtgTCTTCAGACTCCAATCACGTCTTAACatatgtatggattttttttatatgcaTAGATTGAtacacttagttttttttttttaagattttctttatttattcatgagagacacagagagagagagagagagagagagaggcagagacacaggcagagggagagcagactccatgcaaggagcctgatgtgggactccatctcagatcccaggatcaggccctgagccgaaggcagatgtgcaactgctgagccacccaggcatctcaatacACTTAGTATTTTAGCCTGTTTTGAAAGGAATTTCAATACCATAAAGATGAccacaaaataaacatatatcaatatttataatatgattttatataacaTCTGTCATTTTGTATAGCATTGTGGTATATTACTTGAAAAATTATTCATCGATTAGAAAATCATAGAGTGCTAGATTATAATGTAAATGTTCTATTTGATAGATTATTCACACCTAATTCTTGGCCACAATTCAGCATCATCCTGGGCTATAACTTAGAAAATCATGAAGAAGAAATAGTTAATAAAATCATCATACTATCCCAGACATGAGCTGTCTCAAATGCTAGATTGTCATTAGTTCTATGAAGACACCAGATcttctcttcaaataaattacatttctaGAGGGGGAAAAATATGCCTGTCAGCAAAGTTTCTTTATGAAAATAcagacaaaatgaagaatatgatGATAATTTGGTTCATAATTTATCTCCTCGAGTGACAGTAGGACAGGGAATTTTTTCCAGATGCAAAGTGGTTGGAGAAgatatctttttctcttctcagaacatattgtaattaaaatagctgaaaataatttctttctgatAAGAATAATGAGAACATAAGATAATCCTTTTCAATATATTACTCTTCCACCTTTCTATGTTTAGGTAATATACATTAATATCTCACATGCTACATGATTTGGGATACTTAGAAATAACCCATGGAATATACTGTTCTGATTAGAATCTGGAAACTGAAACATTCTATTACCAGATCATACTTAGCCTTACATCCTACTAGGCACACTCTGGGCATGCAGGTATGAACCCTACAGAGAAAAACTGAGTAAAGATGGTTTCAGGATTGGTTTCCTAGAACCTAGACCAACTTTCTTAGTGGTAGGTATAAGAGAACTGTTTTATGCTGATGCTCCAGCAACCTTGTACAATATAATGCACATAGGCAAGGCTCAACCACAACATAAGCCTTATCAGAATGCCTGTGAGCTTCTAGCCTCAGATAAAGATAAACTGTTTTGTGTAGAACTGCTGCAAAGCAATTTGTCACTTAATTCCTTATCTTGAGAGATGCTTTCATGGGGCAGTTTCTCATCTCTGTAATACCAATAGGATAGGTTGCTTTCTGTCCTGTCCCCTCATAGGTTATAGCTGCAGAGTATGAAATTGTTTAATTGCAGTGTGTAATTGGCTCCTCAGAAACAAGGTGCCCCATAACTCATTTGCATGTTATCTGGTCTCTTTGTTTCGGTGTCATCCTGTGACTTGGGGAGCTCCATCACTGCTAatcttatttttgcttatttttacttATCTACAAGCAATAAATTGTGAATCTATCTAgacttatattttctttactatttcaATTTGTCAGCTTTATTGAAAAATTTGTCCCCAACCTTGGGCTGGTAGTCATAATGCTCTTTTAGAAGAATGACAACTAGAGTCCTTTGCATTCATTGGTCAGGTATGGTACTGTGGTAGGTAGAAGTGGATTTGGTTGCTGAAGTGTTCAGTAACAACGGAGAAAACTAGTTCTGAAAAATGATCCCTGATATGACTGATGAGTTGCATCGGTATTTAGATTTAGAGATAAAGTAGGGAGAAGACTGAAGTAAATGAGAGTGTGTGGTGGTTGTTGCCCATTCTTCTGCACCACTGGCAAATCAATGGCACTTTCCTTCAACTAGTGGTTGTCAAAAGATGAAATACTTCCTGGAGTATTCCAAAGCAATTAGTTATTTAGAGAATTACTCTCTGCTCTTGCAAacacaaaaggagagaaattagAGATCAATTTGGGCAAAAGCCTAGTGAGACTCTTAGAAATGTGACTCATCTGGTTAGCAGATGAGGGAACCACACTAAGTTTGCTGGATAAGAAGAGATGGAATTCTCTTAGTTGATTAATGACCAGCCCTATGTCCCAAGCTACTCTGGCCACAACTGCCTTGCTCAGTGACATGGACACAGAGGAAGAACCTGTCAAGACAGATCAGGACATACTGGAATGAGTTTTCACTTACAAATGAAACAGTGGCCTGCCCAGGATGTGATTTCATTCTGTGATAAGCACCCATGGAAACCTGTAGGAGGAGCTATGGCCTCATTAGAACCACTGGAGCTCCACCAGAGACTAATAATAGAGATCATGAACATCTAGAAAATGATAGTCACCTAATAGATACTGTCCCTCACTTTCAAGGGACATACAATCTGAAGATCTGGGaagtaacaaaaaagaaaatccctagCTAGATTTGCCATTCCCTGTGGGCAAATAGAAGGCAAGTGGGACAATCTCAAACCCCCTTTGCTGACATATGTGCTATTCAGACCAGTGTTGACCTGATACTTTTGATCTCTACTTAGATCAGTAGATCTAAGATCTTAGATCTTAGATCAGCCACCtctctatttatattttactctttttaaaagcaaacaggaTTGGGATAGAAACTGAGGTTTACAAAAAAGGACTAGAGATCTTCTTCACTGGTTAAGATGTGTTGAGGATTTTATGGCACCCAAGGTTGCCAAATCCTTTTTAGTCCTGTGGTGCTGGGATGCATCTATgggtgtgatttaaaaaaaaaaaaaaaatttttttgagaaaactctgaTTGGACAGTAAGCTGATTAACTTTATGGGTGGATCCTTCTGTGGCAGTACACAATAAGTAACTAATAATACTGACCATATTGTGGCATTTAGACATGTTAAGGATATGTAGTCTGTTCTTGATTATAggaaatattctcaatggggaaataacATAATAAGAGCAGGGATTCCTTTGAGACATAACTAGGAGCCCATAAGTTCCCCTGCCTAGTCATGTGGTTACTGTGAAGTAGTAGAGGATAACTAGAAGGGTATGAGTGGCAGGAAATCATGGCATTGACCAGGGTATTAGAGGAGGAAGAGCCACCTAAAGAAACATTATCAGCTTATATTAGCCTTGTATGAACAGTGAAAACTAGTACTTGCTACTTCTCTGTGGATTACTGGAGTAAAATCACTGTGGTAGTAATCCCTCTTATTATTGCAGTTCTAGATAGAACAATCTAAGTCCTTTGTACAGATTAAAGATATTGTACATGGTGGTGGGCATTCCTAATGCCTCCTTAAGCACCCAGTGCATCTAAAGGATCACAATCAATTTGCCTTTCATGGCTTGTGTTATGACATAATTTTACTGTGTTCCTTCAAGGCCATCTACTCCCCATGATTTATCTTCAGAAATtaagcagaaaaatagaaaagacaaggatCCTATCAGAAGTGCCCTGGTACCATTATATTGGCAGCATTATTGAAAGGGTTAAAGACAAAGTCTAGGCTGCCATTAGCTGAAATTTATCAATATTGGAGTAACTAGGTCTGGAAGATTAATCCTGACAAGTTAGAGGAACTAGTAACTTAAGTGAATTTCTTGGAACCATATGGGCTAATGCTCACAGGAAAATTCCCGAATCAGTTCAAGATTGAAATTAGGCTTAAACATTGCAGCAAACCCAAAGAAGCATCAGTACATCTAATAGGCCTATTTCTATTGGAATTAGTTCATACTTCACACAAAGTATGGGATATACTCAGTTATGTAAGAACACTGAATAGAAAGCCACCTTTGAGAGGGGATATGGGCAACAACAGGCCTTAGAATCTATCCACCAAGCTGCACACACTCCAATGAGCCTTTGAGATATAAATGCCAGTGACTGACAATTATGTAGATTGAAGTGTATGTTGAAAATTGTTGCCACCAAGGCCATGGTGCCCTCAGTTTTTAGACACAACATTTGCCTTATTCTGCCGGCTGGTATATCTCACTTGAGTCATAATTACTGGTTCGTTACTAGGTGTTGGCAGGTTCTGAGTCAGTAAGCAATAGCAGATTTATGCCTTGACACCCCTATCCTGGGATGGATCACAATGAAAGCACTAACAAGAAAGGGTACTGCCCAATAAGCgtctattattaaataaaaacagtatatcCAAGAAAGACGTAAACCAAAGATTAAGTGGAGCTTTATAGATACACAAAAATGTGGCCAGTTATTCTCAGATGTGATCATCTCAAATGGGGGATCAATACCAGTATCTCTGCCCTCTGTGCCTTCCTCCTGCATTCGTATGACTCTCTCCCATATCCCTCCCAGATGAGCAATTTCTTGACCCTGTCTGCCTTTCCTTGTGGCCAGGACTTGTCTCTGACATTCCTACCACCCGCATTGAAGTGAATCTCTCCTCTGTCCTATTATTTCAGGGTACTATATTCTTTGCTCCCTGGTGAGTTGACTTAATTCATGGCAATTTTCTTGGTAATGAATGTTAACCATTCTAATCTGTCGCCCCATCTGTCAAGTTTGTACCTCATTAAGGCCTTTAGTACTAAACTAAAGTACTAATGTGGTAAATTTTAGACCTAgttacaaaatagtaaaaaaaaatttttttctcccatccaCAGAGGGATAGAGGGATACCTTCCTCTATCCCATGCCTATTTTCCATTATATAGCTATATGTGTAGtaacaaggaggaaaaaacaggacattttatagagaaaagccCTGGGTAGAATTTTattcagagggaaagggaggagtaTGGTTTTCAAAGGCAAAGTCAATACTGTATTGTTTCTTTGACTTGCTTTCAGAAATAGTATTAGGAgaatgagagggaaggagagaaaatggcatCCACGGGTTACAGTACCTACAGCCAAGCTGCAGCCCAGCAGGGCTACAGTGCATACAACGCCCAACCAACTCAAGGAGATGCACAGACCACCCAGGCATATGGGCAGCAGAGTTATGGAACCTATGGACAGCCCACTGATGTCAGCTATACCCAGGCTCAGACCACTGCGACCTATGGGCAGACCGCCTATGCAACTTCTTATGGACAGCCTCCCGCTGGTTATACTACTCCAACTGCTTCCCAGGCATACAGTGTCAGCCTGTCCAGGGGTACGGCACTGGTGCTTATGATACCATCACTGCTACGGTCACTACCACCCAGGCCTCCTATGCAGCTCAGTCTGCATATGGCACTCAGCCTGCTTACCCAGCCTATgggcagcagccagcagccaccaCATCTGCAAGACCACAGGATGGTAACAAACCCGCTGAGACTAGTCAACCTCAATCTAGCACAGGGGGTTACAACCAGCCCAGCCTAGGACAGAGTAACTACAGTTATCCCCAGGTACCTGAGAGCTACCCCATGCAGTCACAGCACCACCATCTTATCCTCCTACCAGCTACTCCTCTACACAGCCAACTAGTTATGATCAGAGCAGTTACTCTCAGCAGAACACCTATGGGCAGCCGAGCAGCTATGGACAGCAGAGTAGCTATGGTCAACAAAGCAGCTATGGGCAGCAGCCGCCCACTAGTTATCCCCCCCAAACTGGATCCTACAGCCAGGCTCCAAGTCAATATAGCCAACAGAGCAGCAGCTACGGGCAGCAGAGTTCAATCTGACAGGACCACCCCAGTAGCATGGGTGTTTATGGGCAGGAGTCTGGAGGATTTTCCGGACTAGGAGAGAACCAGAGCATGAGTGGCCCTGATAAccggggcaggggaagagggggattTGATCGAGGAGGCATGAGCAgaggtgggcggggaggaggaCGCGGTGGAAGGGGCAGCGCTGGAGAGCGAGGTGGCTTCAATAAGCCTGGTGGACCCATGGATGAAGGACCAGATCTTGATCTAGGCCCACCTGTAGATCCATATGAAGACTCTGACAACAGTGCAATTTATGTGCAAGGCTTAAATGACAATGTGACTCTAGATGATCTGGCTGACTTCTTTAAGCAGTGTGGAGTTGTTAAGATGAACAAGAGAACCGGACAACCCATGATCCATATCTACTTGaacaaggaaacaggaaagcaCAAAGGTGATGCTACAGTATCCTATGAAGACCCACCATCTGCCAAGGCTGCTGTGGAGTGGTTTGATGGGAAAGATTTTCAAGGAAGCAAACTTAAGTTTTCTCTTAAGAAACCTCCAATGAACAGCATGCAGGGTGGTATACCTCCCCGTGAGGCCAGAGGGATGCCACCGCCACTCCGTGGAGGTCCAGGGGGCCCAGGAGGTCCTGGGGGCCCCATGGGTCGCATGGGAGGCCGTGGAGGAGACAGAGGTGGCTTTCCCCCAAGAGGACCCCGGGGTTCCCGAGGGAACCCATCTGGAGGAGGAAACGTCCAGCACTGAGCTGGGGACTGGCAGTGCCCCAATCCGGGGTGTGGAAACCAGAACTTCGTCTGGAGAACAGAATGCAGCCAGTGTAAGGCCCCGAAGCCTGAAGGcttccttccaccacccttcCCGCTCCGGGCGGCCCTGGTGGCATGCGGGGAGGAAGAGGTGGCCTCAGGGACCGCGGTGGTCCCGGTGGGATGTTCAGAGGTGGCCGCGGTGGAGACAGAGGGGGCTTCCGTGGTGGCCGGGGCATGGACCGAGGGGGCTTTGGCGGAAGAAGACGAGGTGGTCCTGGTGGGCCCCCTGGACCTTTGATGGAAcagatgggaggaagaagaggcggGCGTGGAGGGcctggaaaaatggataaaggcgAGCACCGTCAGGAGCGCAGAGACCCCGGGGAGACCCCGCAGAGCTGCATTGActaccagatttattttttaaaccagaaaatgttttgaatttataATTCCATATTTATAATGTTGGCCACATTATGATTATTCCTTGTCTGTACTTTAGTATTTTTCACCATTTgtgaagaaacattaaaacaagttaaatggtaaaaaaaaaaaaaaaaaaagagagagagagagagagaaaaaagaaatagtattagTACATATTCAATAACACTGAAAGAAAGCATGATGTTTTAATGATCCTAAAGAAGCCAGggcatgcttttaaaaagaaatatgaaaatgaaataaaacgaACTGAGAAAGACTCACAAAGAAATGACTAAAGAAAGAATTGGAGAAGGAAGGGTTAGGATGCCTTGGGACAGAGCAATTTAGAATAATGCATACATGTACTCAGGTGGAGAGCGAAGTCTCTGGCTAAATATTAGGCCTTCAGATACTGGTTACAATACTGCCATCGCAGGGAGTCCTTCTTTGACTAGAGCTCTAGGACAgacccccctctcctctcctctcctggcaaccttcattttctttcataggGTTCCCATAGTTTGAAATTATGTATCTACTTGTCTGATTATAACTGCAGAGTCCATCTTTCCCATTTGATTGGTTGCTCCTTGAAAATAGGAACCATGTTTTGTGGATCTAGCATGCTGCCAATAAATACACTGAGCATTAATTCAATGCATAGCTGTTAATGATTAAATGGGGGCTGGATCACCAGAATTCTGGCCTTAGTCCACTGCTTGGGATAGAGAGAAATCATTTGGATTATCGGTGGTGTTTGCATCATTGCCAATGTTCATTTGCCCCTTAATCATCTCAATCAGTGGTCCTGATGTAGAGCAAATTTAACCCTGTCCCCATGgaacattttgaaatatctgtGGACACGTTTTGCTGTCACAAACGGAGGCACTGAAAGTTGCCCAACATATGACATTGTGTTcatctgtgtgtgtacatgtgtgcacacacacctgcacacatacacacactgcaGTTTACACTGAATATACATGACCTTCTAAAATGCAGAATGTGAAAAGTAATAGTAGTCACGACTAGGAGTTATACCACATATTAATTAAATACAGGTTAAAGAACTACCCAACTGTTTACCACTATATCAGTCTTGTGGTGCTATTATGTGGGCACAGCCTTTTTGTA
This genomic stretch from Canis lupus familiaris isolate Mischka breed German Shepherd chromosome 4, alternate assembly UU_Cfam_GSD_1.0, whole genome shotgun sequence harbors:
- the LOC100688858 gene encoding LOW QUALITY PROTEIN: RNA-binding protein EWS-like isoform X1 (The sequence of the model RefSeq protein was modified relative to this genomic sequence to represent the inferred CDS: inserted 2 bases in 2 codons; deleted 2 bases in 1 codon; substituted 2 bases at 2 genomic stop codons) yields the protein MASTGYSTYSQAAAQQGYSAYNAQPTQGDAQTTQAYGQQSYGTYGQPTDVSYTQAQTTATYGQTAYATSYGQPPAGYTTPTASQAYSQPVQGYGTGAYDTITATVTTTQASYAAQSAYGTQPAYPAYGQQPAATTSARPQDGNKPAETSQPQSSTGGYNQPSLGQSNYSYPQVPESYPMQXTAPPSYPPTSYSSTQPTSYDQSSYSQQNTYGQPSSYGQQSSYGQQSSYGQQPPTSYPPQTGSYSQAPSQYSQQSSSYGQQSSIXQDHPSSMGVYGQESGGFSGLGENQSMSGPDNRGRGRGGFDRGGMSRGGRGGGRGGRGSAGERGGFNKPGGPMDEGPDLDLGPPVDPYEDSDNSAIYVQGLNDNVTLDDLADFFKQCGVVKMNKRTGQPMIHIYLNKETGKHKGDATVSYEDPPSAKAAVEWFDGKDFQGSKLKFSLKKPPMNSMQGGIPPREARGMPPPLRGGPGGPGGPGGPMGRMGGRGGDRGGFPPRGPRGSRGNPSGGGNVQHXAGDWQCPNPGCGNQNFVWRTECSQCKAPKPEGFLPPPFPXPGGPGGMRGGRGGLRDRGGPGGMFRGGRGGDRGGFRGGRGMDRGGFGGRRRGGPGGPPGPLMEQMGGRRGGRGGPGKMDKGEHRQERRDPGETPQSCIDYQIYFLNQKMF